The proteins below come from a single Gordonia pseudamarae genomic window:
- a CDS encoding IS481 family transposase, with product MTHANAPLTPEGRRRLASLIIDEGWSLRRAAERFQCSPATAKRWADRYRAGQCLTDRSSRPARSPARLPRRTERRIICLRYSRRWGPHRISYHLGIARSTVGRVLERYRMPLLSNIDQATGLPVRRPKPKRYEVDRPGRLVHVDIKKQGRIPDGGGWRAHGRGSAADRTAGVARGRAARSGAPHSRGYRYLHHAVDDHSRVAYSEILDDERKETAARFWRRANTFFAERGVEVTAVMTDNGSCYRSNAFAQALAETGIKHKKTKPYRPQTNGKVERFNRTLAAEWAYARPYTSEAERTTAYTAWLHHYNHHRPHTGIGGQVPSDRVHNLTGKYT from the coding sequence GTGACTCACGCTAACGCACCGTTGACGCCCGAGGGGCGTCGCCGTCTTGCTTCCCTGATCATCGATGAGGGCTGGTCTTTGCGGCGCGCTGCCGAACGGTTCCAGTGTTCGCCGGCCACGGCCAAGCGGTGGGCCGACCGTTACCGCGCCGGCCAGTGCCTGACCGACCGCAGTTCCCGCCCCGCCCGCTCACCGGCCCGGCTGCCCCGACGCACCGAACGACGAATCATCTGCCTGCGTTACTCCCGCCGGTGGGGACCGCACCGGATCTCCTATCACCTGGGTATCGCGCGTTCGACGGTCGGTCGGGTCCTGGAGCGCTACCGGATGCCGCTGCTGTCGAACATCGACCAGGCCACCGGACTACCGGTGCGCAGACCGAAACCGAAACGGTACGAGGTCGACCGGCCCGGACGACTCGTGCACGTCGACATCAAGAAGCAAGGCCGAATCCCCGACGGTGGTGGCTGGCGTGCTCATGGTCGCGGATCGGCCGCGGACCGTACTGCCGGTGTGGCCCGTGGCCGGGCAGCACGCTCGGGAGCACCGCACTCGCGGGGCTACCGCTACCTGCACCATGCCGTCGACGACCACTCCCGGGTGGCGTATTCGGAGATCCTCGACGACGAACGGAAAGAGACCGCGGCCAGATTCTGGCGGCGCGCCAACACGTTCTTCGCCGAGCGCGGCGTCGAAGTGACCGCGGTAATGACCGACAACGGTTCCTGCTACCGCTCCAACGCGTTCGCCCAGGCACTGGCCGAGACCGGGATCAAGCACAAGAAGACCAAGCCGTATCGGCCGCAGACGAACGGGAAGGTCGAACGTTTCAACCGAACCCTGGCCGCCGAGTGGGCCTACGCCCGCCCCTACACCAGCGAAGCCGAACGCACCACCGCCTACACCGCGTGGCTGCACCACTACAATCACCACCGACCCCACACCGGAATCGGAGGCCAAGTCCCCTCAGACCGCGTTCACAACCTCACGGGGAAGTACACCTAG